Part of the Vigna unguiculata cultivar IT97K-499-35 chromosome 3, ASM411807v1, whole genome shotgun sequence genome, aaatatattttagttattctTAGGAGTCATGATTCTTAGAAATCACGATTCTCAGTATGATAAAGCTTCTGTTGTACGTACCACAGAGTGTCCATAGATGAATGTTTTGACTTTTGCATAATTGAAGTACTAAACAAGAAAGCTTTTTGTCCAGATCTTTCTCTCTACAGTTTCCTATCTATAGTTCTCTCTTCCTCCCTCTCTAAATTCCATGGACACTTTGCTATCTTGAATTGTTCTGGATTATTTTTGAGGTGCTGTTATTTATTTGCCGTTCCCTTTCCTTGCTTTACCATTTCAGACTGAGGTATTGCGGAAGCTTTCCCTGATGCGTCAACTTGTTATTTCGACTGGTGGAGGTGCTGTTATAAGGCCCATTAATTGGTATAAGAATTAACTCACTACTGAGAAAAGTTTAACTTTACTCTTTCCAATTAAATCTTTTCTCATGTGTATATGGACTTGCATGTGAATGGCTTTTCAGGAAATATATGCACAAGGGGGTTAGTATTTGGTTGGACGTACCACTGGAAGCCTTGGCACGGAGAATTGCCGCTGTAGGAACTGATTCTCGCCCCCTTCTACACTATGAAGCAGGGGATCCTTATTCACGGGTAGTTATTAATGTTCCATAGTAtgactctttttttttgtaaacacAGCATATTAATTTAGGTATTAAAGCTTCCAAGCTGGACCAACTTTTCATCGTAGGAATTTGCATTAAAAAGTTTGCCTCCAAATAATTTTGCCTTTGGAATTCAAATACAGGCTTTTATGCGATTGTCTGCTATTTTTGACGAGAGAGGCGAATCTTACGCCAACGCCAATGCCAGGGTCTCGTTAAAAAGTTTGTCACTTAATCTTTCTTTAATGTTTTGAAATGCTAAATGTGGattgttttgtatttattttgtttatgctTCTTAGACGATAACATCTCACTGCAATATTTGATCTTCTGTTTGTGCCAGATATAGCAATAAAACTTGGAAAAAGAGATGTGTCGGAATTGTCTCCAACTGATATTGCAATTGAGGTCTTGAGCAATTTCTATCTCTATTTTCTTGGCTCAAGGCAAACTGAAAAATTCCTGGGAGCTATAGTTGAATCTGAATTTTGCATTTTAATGCTTATCTATCACTTTGTATCTTGCAGGCACTGGAACAAATTGACAACTTTTTGAAGGGTGAAGGTGACAGTTATGCAGAATGCTAATGCCAGCTTTGTTCACAAACTTCATTCGattgttcatatttttttctatgcaATTTGCGATTGCAATTAAGGTCAAGTTGTTGACCTTAATCTACATGTTGTGCAGTATCTCTTTGgtaagaaaagaagtaatacaTCATGGCACTTGTTTATGCGTAATTTGTATCAGCAAGTTAGCGTGATATGATTGTCAATAGCAACggtatttaatttatatgtttccTTTATTGTTGATGTATTTGTACATACTGGAAAACAAAGTACTGTAATCCGAGTTGAGTTGATCAATATATGTATGTCATCATCCTCTAACGAGGTTTTTTTACGTAGTAAAGCTGCACTCACATACTTTTATGTTTCATGCATTTACCATGCGTGCAATTGTAGTTGTCGTGTTTTATTGTTCTTCTTGTGCGAAAGATCTCTAAAATAGTCGTCAGTTATCATTTCAATTCTAAAAAATGTATTTCTTATTCAAGCAGTCATTGCACGCTCGAAATTGTAAGCAGCTATATTTTACTTACGTATTCAATTACACTGATGAAAGCATCAGATGAATAATTTGTGCtgttatttaaaatcattacctTAATATCGtgttaaaaattaagttttgagGGATCCAACTCTTCACAATATCTCCTGTCGAAATAAAAGTCGATAACTTCCAAGATAAAACCTAACCTAAAGTTTACAACCTCGGTTATGTGATCCTGATCCTAATTTGGGTGATCCTATAGGCGGCTGGtcgatttttcttttattttaggaGTAAGTTAAGAATCTTCAGACATTAAAGACACATACACAATTAACACTCGTTTAATTGTATGATGTAGAGGTATAAACTGAGTACAAATTGAGTTCCTTTAGTATGCCGCAAAACCAAATATATGATTATCTTACCTTAACATTCATGAGATACAACATTCCATCTTGCATCATTTGACCGGCCTCTTAGGGTAATAAGGTtttattgaaattgttttctttgAGTCCTTTGATATTTAACTGAAACTCggtaatactaataatattgcAGTTATTTAGTGTAGGTGTTCTCATTTAGCAATATATCTTGTATAGACACCAGTATAGTAAAAAATAAGACCTTGCAGACATCAAAGTTGAGATGGCCGAGTTGGTCTAAGGCGCCAGATTAAGGTTCTGGTCCGAAAGGGCGTGGGTTCAAATCCCACtctcaacaaaatataatatttttttctttttttatctgttACTTGGTCCTACCAACTAACAAGTATCTAAGTCCTTATCTGCATCAAACTACACCCTCCAATGAAGAAAGAGAGTAGATAGCAAAGGGATAGATAATGTGGGAGACAACCATGGCTTACTCACCCCTTCTTCCCAAACCCTATTATTATTACCATTATCAACAACATCAAAGATGTCTCAAGATCAACCTCCCAAAATGGATAACAAGAGCTTCCTCTGCTGCCCCTGGTGTCGACCTCAACACACTCCAATCTGCCATTTCCAAGGTCTTAGTTTAGCACCAAATCTCTATAATCATTTTCACTCCAAAGGGTAACAACTAACATAATACTTGCTACGTTTCTTAATTCTTAGATACCAGCTTAACaatgtaagaaaatattattcatatctCAGTAATAGGTAGTTAAAGatatgtgtgtttgtttgtgcaGAAAGACAGTGATGCTGTTAAAGAGGCACTTGATCAGCTAGGTCAAGTTGGTTGGGCCAAGAAATGGAGTTCTCAGCCCTATGTTTCACGTCGTACGGTCAGTCTCCAAATACATAAGTGCTTCCAGTGCTCATTCATATGTAACCTAATTCACCCTTCAATTTTTGTGTACCAGACATCACTGCGAGAGCTCACAAGTCTAGGAATAAAAAACGCAGAGAACCTTGCAATTCCTAGTGTCAGAAACGATGTGAGTTTTTCAGAAGTCCTTTACTTTTTAGTATCAAATGCAACGAGCAGTGTTCTTTTTAATATGCAAATATCTCATACTTGAAAATGTGGAAACTGGTTGTTTCTGATCACAAATTATCCATAAAACATGACATTTTTTATGTCTGTTGTAGCATTCTTAACCAAACAAAAATCTTTAATGATGCAGGCAGCTTTTCTTTTCACTGTGGTTGGAACAACAGGATTTTTTGCTGTTCTGGCTGGCCAGCTTCCCGGGGTATCAATAACACATTTGAGTTTTTCTCTGTATGTCTGTTTAATGATCTTGTATAAATCTTTAGCAATCAAAGTGGAagattaatcaattatttactTTCTTACACACTTAATGTAAGACAATTTTAACCTAATCAGTAAGAGACtgataattacattttaaaatacttaaactaCAAAATGTTTTATTGATAGGAATCACATTAGTTACATTATCATTAGTTCTGCCTTACCATCAAACATTcaaattgagaaattaaaaatatactaaaagaaacagactttttttataaaaaaaatagacattaagaatattttaatcttaataatCCTATAttcacaacaaaaaatattttatcatgtgCTAAATTAACTTTCATtgttaataactttaaaattctcctttcattgaatattaatacaaataccCGTATCAAAATATGAGTAAATAAGGTAAGGAAATCTAAGATTATACAGaagttataaaaatgttttataaaaaaataaatttcttttaggATGTGCTTAATAATAAGGACAAAGAAAATATAGTGTACTTCATTAGTGGTTCTTTCTATTTATGCTCTTTGTGGTTTGCAAATAAGAATTGTTTGTTGTTATAACTTGACATACTCATGCATTTACTTTATGGCCTTGTGCATCATAGAAAAGCTTATGGTTGTGTTTGGTTGAGACGAGGGAAGGGAAAACTTTtggaatgaaaatattttgaaaaaagattatttaacaCAATTTTTATAGAGGTAAAATGCTCTTAACTATCAAATAGAGAGTGAAAAATAATTAGAGGTActatcaaatgggtgtaaaaaagaTTATGGTATCAAAATACTTTTTTCCAAATCCTTTTGCACTTGCATAGCATagccaaatatatatatatatatatatatatatatatatatatatatatatatatatatatataacagaaATAAATTTGGTTGAAAATACTTTTTCTGATAATTTTCATCTTACTACTTTCCATTCACTCAACCAagcaattttgaattttgtttctaTCTCTGATCGTGTATGGTGACTCTTGTAGGACTGGGGTTTCTTTCTTCCATACTTGATTGGGAGTATTTCCTTGGTGGTTTTGGCTGTGGGTAGCATATCACCAGGGTAAGAAATGAATTAAGAATTGTGTTTACAAGTAGCAATGGGTACCAATCTTTAGTATTAATTTGCTTGAGTTGCTAGTGTAGGCTTCTCCAAGCTGCTATTAGCAGTTTCTCAACACTTTTTCCTGATTATCAAGAGAGGATTGCCAGACATGAAGCAGCTCACTTTTTGGGTACCacccttctctttttttttgcttATATGCATCAACATTAGCATAAGAATGTGACTTTGCTCTAACTCATATTCTCTTTCATTCTAGTTGCTTATCTCCTTGGCTTACCCATTTTGGGTTATTCACTGGATATTGGTAAAGAACATGTCAATCTCATTGATCAGAGGCTTGAAAAGCTTATTTATAGTGGTCAGCTTGATGCTAAAGAGCTAGATAGGTACTTACCAAATTTGGATTCTCCTACTAGATTTTATTGGTTGTGTTTTCAAACTGTGCTggattttttactaaattttattgGTTGTGTTTTAACTGTGCTGATGGACAgttattttgatgttttaaaatatattaaaaagaactTTAATATACTAATTTCAGTACATTatttacacttttttactctaaTGTAAGACAAcaccaaaaaattcaataaaaatctGAACTTTAGATGCTCTTATAcattgtttaagaaaaaagtcAGTAACCACTTGAAGAAATTTGAGAATTTGTAATTTCCCTTTGTTCATATCAGATTAGCTGTTGTGTCAATGGCTGGACTGGCAGCAGAAGGTTTAACATATGACAAGGTGGTTGGTCAATCTGCTGATCTTTTCACTCTACAGGTTAGAAATCTATATTGTTTTGTAACATGtgatattatactaataatagtaCTAAAAAGGAATATTTTCTCGCAGAGATTTATTAACAGAACCAAGCCACCACTCAGCAAAGATCAGCAACAAAATCTCACAAGATGGGCTGTATGTTTTCtaataacacacacacacacacacacatatatatatatatatatatatatatatatatatatatatatctacagTTTGTTCATTTTTAAGAATACATGTACCTCAAATTGTGCATTTTATGCTTAAAAACTCATGTTTTGCAGGTTCTGTTTGCTGCTTCTCTCTTGAAAAACAACAAGGGGCTTCATGAAGCCTTAATGGAAGCAATGGCAAAGAAGGCAAGCGTATTGGAGTGCATTCAAACAATAGAAAATGCAGCAGCATAGTTCGACGTGAAACGGTTTCTGAGCGGATACATCAAACTATAGCGTAAACAAATTGCAAATTACAATTTGAAGCTGTTTCTTGTTCATAATCACTCATGATTCAAATTTACAATGTGCATTCAGCTTCTATTTGAATGATATATACCCCATGCTAATAAAACcacatttcatttcattgtcTATCTATGCTTCAGAAATACAAGTTTACATATTTCAGCATCATTTATTTTCAGTACTTACGCTATTgttctctctcactctctctctctatatatagtTCTATATACTAGAATTACTACATCTTCCTCTAACTGTGTCTATGATCTTGAGACACAGTAAATGTGTGAATAAAATTGTAAGAATGAAAATATCTGATCAGGGTTGATCAGGCCAATCAGTAGGGTCCCCTTCATAGAAGAGACCATCGACGATTTGGTCAATAACGGAGTCGATGAATGCGTTGCAGTTGACAGAGAAGATTCGACCGACTCTGTTTCGGGCACTGGAGAACCATGCAAAGAGCGCTGCAAAAGTTACAGCACCCAAACACACCCCACCCGCTTCAGTGATTCCTTCAATATCCATCTTTCTGAACACAGAGTTCCCTGTCACCACTTCCATTGCCACTGTTCCTGCAAACACCATCTGCACCGAACCCAGCCATCATATTAACATAGTTAAAGGTTATCATTCATATTAACGACATAGTTAAAGGTTATCATTATTAAACATGGTTAGGAGATAGTGAACAAAGTTGAGATGGCCGAGTTGGTCTAAGGCGCCAGATTAAGGTTCTGGTCCGAAAGGGCGTGGGTTCAAATCCCACTCTCAACattcctataattttttttcataggCATAGGTGCGTGAAAAATTGTAAGATAAACTTGTGTATATAAATACCATACCATTGCTAGACGACCAGAGATGATTTCAAAATCTTGACTCTTCTTAGAGCTCTCGATGTAGTCAGAAAGCGCGGCGAAGAAGGGTGACACGTCATCGCCACCCTCCCTGGGAGTCTTGATGACGCCAAAACGATCCGAACCGTACGATCTCAGAGTACACAACCGTGGCTGCAAGACGATGTTCGTGTTCGCGCCCTCTGCCTCCACCGCTTTCGGTTTCGGGATCGTCACCTGAACCGGACCGCTCGGTTCTCTTCCCCGAACCGCCGGTCTCGCTGGCCGCAGCTCACAGTGCGTCACGCGCGTAGTAGCTGCAGATGCCATAGAAGAGAGAGAGCGAGAGAGATTTTGCAGAGTTGAAGAATTGAATGTGTGAAAGGAGATAAAGTGCAGGAGAAGGATTTGAGGCACCGAGAAATTTAGACGGTTACGTGTCGATTCATTGGTCTGGTTCGTTAACGTGGTTTTCAAATATGAGGACAAGACATTCGCGTGGGGTCGTGGAAATGAATTATTGGTTGCGGAATCAATTGGAATACGTAGCCGCCTGGAGAATCAGATAATTTCTGAGTAagctcttttttcttttattctctgCATAATTTTCTGATCTTCCTTCATTTTGGGACTAAAATGTTTCAGATAAACCCCactatatcaaattttaatctaTGAACTTTAAGCAAACACCTAGCGTGCAATTTTGCAATGATAAAAGCCCATATACGAATTTATGATAGAGTGGTCACTCTCa contains:
- the LOC114177963 gene encoding stress enhanced protein 2, chloroplastic; this translates as MASAATTRVTHCELRPARPAVRGREPSGPVQVTIPKPKAVEAEGANTNIVLQPRLCTLRSYGSDRFGVIKTPREGGDDVSPFFAALSDYIESSKKSQDFEIISGRLAMMVFAGTVAMEVVTGNSVFRKMDIEGITEAGGVCLGAVTFAALFAWFSSARNRVGRIFSVNCNAFIDSVIDQIVDGLFYEGDPTDWPDQP
- the LOC114177962 gene encoding uncharacterized protein LOC114177962 — encoded protein: MWETTMAYSPLLPKPYYYYHYQQHQRCLKINLPKWITRASSAAPGVDLNTLQSAISKKDSDAVKEALDQLGQVGWAKKWSSQPYVSRRTTSLRELTSLGIKNAENLAIPSVRNDAAFLFTVVGTTGFFAVLAGQLPGDWGFFLPYLIGSISLVVLAVGSISPGLLQAAISSFSTLFPDYQERIARHEAAHFLVAYLLGLPILGYSLDIGKEHVNLIDQRLEKLIYSGQLDAKELDRLAVVSMAGLAAEGLTYDKVVGQSADLFTLQRFINRTKPPLSKDQQQNLTRWAVLFAASLLKNNKGLHEALMEAMAKKASVLECIQTIENAAA